The Anoplopoma fimbria isolate UVic2021 breed Golden Eagle Sablefish chromosome 1, Afim_UVic_2022, whole genome shotgun sequence region GGTGTTGTGCGAGGCCCTGCCGGGAACAACGACTGCCGGATTTATGTGGGAAACCTCCCTCCTGATATCCGCACAAAGGATGTGGAAGACGTGTTCTACAAGTACGGGACGATCCGAGACATCGACCTGAAGAACCGGAGAGGGGGGCCGCCCTTCGCCTTCATTGAATTCGAGGACCCCAGGTAAGGGTCCCACGGTTAGGCCACCCCCATCGTGTGGCTAACAGACTGGTGTGGCTAACACGGTGGGCTCGGACTAGTTCCTGGACTCGTGTAGCTCCGCGTTAGACACTTGACAGCTGCCGTCACACCAACACGCTGCATTGTACAGTCAGTGTACTCCGGAAGTAACGCGTATTCAGTGGTTTCTGTGCAGCGAGAGAATAACAAATGATATTGTGTTTGTCTTAGCACAAATGGAGGCACAGTGACTGAATGGCCGTGCACGTCTGCACGGCGGATTAGCAACCTTAAACCGGACCCAGCTATCGTTagccgctagcatggctgaCCCCCGTCCGTCACTGCGTTGCCTCtaagtatgtgtatgtgtcgAGACCTCGCAGCCTGTTCTCTGTGCGGTCGTGGTGTTTTAACGGGACCCGTCTGGTTTACAGGGACGCTGATGATGCGGTGTATGGGCGGGATGGGTACGACTATGACGGCTACAGGCTGCGGGTGGAGTTCCCTCGGAGCGGCAGGGGCTCGAGAGGCGGGTTCGGTGGGATCGGTGGAGCTCCCAGAGGAAGATACGGACCTCCATCCAGACGCTCCGAGTACAGGGTCATTGTGTCGGGTAAGTCATTTGCATGGCTAATGTACAGATGTGTTGTTGTCAGAGTCTATCACCTGATGGATCTGAAGGGTAAGCTGCTGAATGTAACAGTCAAAGAGTAGGCCTTATAAGTTTGACAGGTTAGACCATCAAAGTTTTGTAAAAAGTTTGTTTGGTGGGTTCTACATTTGGGATACTCAAAGAGGTTTAATATGGATCatgcatgtaaatgtaacattaaGGATATGTTTAACACTTGGTTGACTGGTTATTACTCCATCAACACTTTGGTTAAAGTCAGAAATGAATTGACTGAACAATAATCTATATTCATTTGCTGCATGTATTGTATGCGGCAGTTTGTTGATGCAGAAAGGCAATTGCAGAGCGAATGGGATATTATTACCTGTGTCGTAATTGCTATGttggtatttatttttgaaagatTGCCCGGTGCTGTCATGATACCAAAAGTATGACTTTGATTTGCTACCTGCCTTTAGTATCTCGATACTGAAACGATTCCACGGCAAAACTATAACATCAGGAAAGGTAATGGTATGATGGATGACATGGAACttaaatgtcttcttcttctgttttcacTCATGAATAAGTCCTCATTTTATCAATGTTAAGAGAATTCCATGGAGGGTgggaaaagtcataaaacaagaCTGATTTATTGTGCAATATCCAAACGGGACTCGAGAAACTCTTCATTTAGATCAGCTATACGTTTATGTCTCTCCACCCTCCCATGTTACATTTCTGCCAATACTAGGTTTAATCCTTGCAGAGATAAGTACTAGCAGaattttaagcttttttttgtcaagctTCCTCTTAGCGAAAAGCCCTGAATGAATTTTAGTACCCTCGTAAGCAGCGGTGCATTaaatatgtctagggcttttattgtggagGGTAAGACTGGAAAAAGTGAAGCTGTAATGCACCGACTCTGCTGCTGACATGGTGTGAGCAGTTATGAGTTCTCGGTCTTGGTTCAGAAAACAAATCCCCCCATGTTATTATTGATTCACCTTCAGAAACAACGGCGGAAATCAGAACCCTTTGCTACTGTGCCATATTTCGCTCTGAGTCTACTTTGACGGCGAGCTGTAGGCGGCTGGCAATAACATTGCAGCAGGTTCAAGCAGAGCTCCGCTGGTGCACACTGGCAATACTAATGAGATGGAATATTGTACGGTTTAGGACAATTTGCATTTATCAACATATACAAATAACTGTAACTGATAAGGGTGCTCCAATTGTGACTTTAGGGGCAAACCGCTGGAGGCATAATCTGATCACTGGAAGCAGTATAGGCCGATACAGCCTTCCATTTATCAGCCTAGcattatttattgaactatTCTTAACAACATTGTATGTTACATAATGCATATAAGAGACGAGTGTATAATTAATTGACAACTGTTAAGTGCCTATAGCAAATGTACAGTAGGCAAGCAACACGTGCAACATATTCCACTCTCTCAGAGCTCCTTCAATACAGCGATCTATAAGATGACCCATAATTATTACCccagctttgctttttttacacTCGACCAAACTAATCCGCCATCATGCTGCCCTGTAGGGATTTTATATGGCATGATGTGTAGAAGTCAGAGGTGCACGACCAAGCACAGAGACCACTAGCGGGGCCACCCACACCATGCAGTGGCCATGGttacctacatttttttttttgtggtgtacGCCCTAGGCCAGCTTCACTACTGCCagtataaactaagcttaacACAACAGTGTCTACGTCAAGTGTGTGTCTAGCCCCACTATGCGAGCTATCGCATTTGACACAGGCGTTTATTCAGTTCCTCGACTTCCTCCGTAGTCGCCGGGTTAGAGGAAAAGCAACAACGCCCCTCATTCTGTGTCcgtacctttttttattttattttttttatccagaacAGCGAGGCATAATAATGTTTCAACATTCCACACTGTGTAAAAAGGGCTTTAGAGACGCAACTCTGCTGAATTTCAGTGGTGTGTTAAGAAATTGTGCTGTGGTTTGCATTGCCTGATGGGGTTTTATAGAGACAACCAAAAAACCTATTTACCGAGGATCGGTGCCCGGCAATGACATTATACATCTAAATCTTCAATGTCATAAATATGACCAAGTTGATACAGTGCATTGCACCAATACATTTTGCCACAGTACACACGGTGTACTGctacattttataattaattagGTAAAATGGAGCACACACAGAGATAGTATTAACAAACCATTAGTAGCTTAACCAGTTTCAGCTCATGTATCATTAAACcctgcagctgctgttttggGGAAACAAATTAATTGTGTAATTCTAACATTTGTTGaagttttcacacacacaatgggtCGGCTAAAGTATCTTTGGCTAATGTTTCAGGACTCCCTCAGAGTGGCAGCTGGCAGGACCTGAAGGACCACATGCGTGAAGCGGGCGACGTGTGCTACGCCGACGTTTTCAGAGATGGAACCGGGGTGGTAGAATTTGTGCGCAAAGAAGACATGACCTATGCCGTTCGAAAGTTGGACAACACCAAATTCCGCTCACACGAGGTATGTGTACTGGTTTGATCCACTCTCATGGATAATGTTTCTTTGCTGTGTCCAGGTGAGTACTTCAGGAAATGCCACATGTTTGAATCACACCTGGCCCTCATTTCCATCTATGGTTTTTCCACCATAGGAAGGAATGTTGCCTTTTCAATGTCAAGTTCTCTTGTGTCCGCCAGGGAGAGACTGCTTACATTCGTGTGAAATTAGACGGTCCCCGCAGCCCAAGTTACGGAAGATCACGCTCCCGCAGCCGTGGCAGTCGGAGCAGGAGCCGGAGTCGCAGCGCCAGCCGCAGCCGCAGCAATTCCCGCTGCCGAGGCAGAGGATCGCCCCGCTACTCGCCTCGTCACAGCCGCTCTCGCTCCCGTTCTTAAACCTTTCTACCAccaatgttttgctcttttgaTGTATACCCTTCTGTTTTTACCTCCTTTTATGAGTTTCTCCAGATTTCGGCACTTGATTTTgaattttttgtcatttcatgtcCCGATGTCCTTGTGGATGATCTTGGTATGTAGATGtaccccctcctcttcctctctcaccctctccccctccccctccagctGCGTTGTCcgttttgtttcctcctcctctctctgtcctctcaatTTTTTGCACATTGGGAACTGTTCTGAGTGGAACTTCAAAAATGTTGAGTTGTTATAAGCTGCACTCAATGTTTTTGCAAGTATTGGAAATtgagttttgattttgtttttgttttttaaaacacatagcTTCTCTCATTGGATATGTGGGGTGGGCTGTTTGGACAGGGAGCCCGATGCTTAACTGTATTTTACCCTTGTGTCTTCCTTTAGACATCAGAAGAGAAGGATTAAAGTGATTTGGAATAAAACCATTGTGGAGCACATTTCATTTGTATGGTCAGGATAGGACATCTAATTGAGGAGCAATCAGGTCGAGGCAATGGTACGCTTCATATTCCATAAATTGAACGTTTTGATAGGATGCCATATCATGCATGTCATATTTAATGAAGCCATATGTGCTGtactttgttatatatatatatacaatttttaACTTGCTACTCTGGCTTGTGACAGAATAAGCAATCCTAGATCCAATGTTGTGATGTAAGTGTAAAATCTTTGctgtcaaatgtaaaaaatctgaATCACTTCTTTGTTGCAAAATCTTCCAACTTTAAAATGTCCTCattggtaaaaatgttttaacttcaGGGAGCAACCGTTTTTGTGCTcagtggcatttttttttcttttcttttattgatcTGACATGAGTgcacaaaaatggaaaaattaGGCCCAaaaattttgacattttattctaACAGTCTGCCTCTGATTTTCTTCCTGGTATTTCAAGGTTTTGATTGGAGGAGTGGCTCAGTGGATCCCAATCCTTGGAGCTGGATGAGTGGATCGATTAGGACAGGGATAGGCAAGGATGGATTCTCGGAACGGGATCAGTTTTCCAGGATTCAAATGAGGTTGATTTCAGAACTAATTAACAGGAGTCCCtgagcaactttttttttttcccccattagGCCCCTCAATGCCTATTTAAAGTTTTTCATTGGTAATTGCtttattttacaagaaaaacGAAACTGAGGACCAGGAAGTTGGATCAAAGGATGGAGTCGTAGATGCCTGGTATGAAGGAAATAAAATTGGGGAGGTTGGGAGGGGGTTTCATGTGGGAGTGGTTTGTATGTTTGATTTTGCTTaatcctgcttttttttctcttagcattttcaataaaacactTTCAAACAAGAAtactttagtttgtttttatttgaaacccGAATATTGATGTATTAATCGGTTTTAAGAGTTTTCCTTCACAACAGCTAAAACTAAAGCCCAGCACTTTCCTCCCACCATTTATAACCACTTTGTTATCTTTTAAGAAGAAATCACAGATGATATATTTGTAAAACTGAATCAATATAGCAGAAAATTAGgtctttatttgcataaaaccATCAGtccatatatacagtatttctaAGCTCCAGTGTCCCCGCTGTGACGACAAACGGATGAAAGCCCTTTTACACACAGCCAAATGATACCTACTCGTGGGCCAAGGTCTCGTTTCCTTTTAGCCCACAGCCAGTGGTGTATACTGTGTGAatgatgcattgtgggatgAAATAAGATGCCGGCAgacaggagctggagaaaaACGCTTGCATCGCACTGGGAGGCTGCGGCTCAGCCAATGGCAGTGCTCGGCATGCAGCAGAGGGGCGGGGAGCTGTGGGAGcgcagcagagagagagccagCCTACCTACATGCTTATTGTGTCAATCTTTAAAAGACAATTAGTCGCAGCATCATCTAAACCTTTCCCCCCAACTCCGGCTGGGTGAGGTACATCTCTTTTTGGGGGAAACAAGTGTTTCATTCGGCTCAAGAAAAGGTGAGTTACAGATTCCccttttgtgaaaaaaacattgacttgcATGTCATGACATATTTCTGATTCGAGTTTCTCTTGTGATGTTGTGCTTTTTTACTGTATGCCTTAATGCATTTCGACTGGTAAGATGTAGACTGTACAGACATGGATAACAGCaggtgtattttttattttttattttttttgttgcctgaGCACATAAGTCATTAGATACATCTTGACACTTCTGGTCTCTTGATGCAGAAGCTGCTTTTATCGGAAAGTGATTTTGCCAAGTAACATAACTCCACCTGTATCAAGTTTCGCAGCCGATCCATGCAACACTCAAGTCATCGCTTAGATCCATCACATGAGCCTAAGTTATGATTATGAATCAGTGCACACATGTTGGTAAACGCGGTGTCAAACGGCCTGTCTTCTGCGTatgattgatgttttttttttttttttgcgatgATCCCGGCTGGCCTAAACAATCCCCATCATCACCACGTGCGGTGTTCATTTTCAGTGCAGTGAACGtgctcctttctttttttttttttttttctcccccctcagGCAGGCATCCTCATCCTTAACAATGACTGACAGGAAAGCTGTGATCAAGAACGCAGACATGTCGGAGGACATGCAGCAGGACGCGGTGGACTGTGCCACCCAGGCCATGGAGAAGTACAACATAGAGAAGGACATAGCAGCCTACATCAAGAAGGTGAGACGGGACGGCTGCATGGACGGGTCCTCTGTGCTTACATCACTGGCACATGATCTGCACATTCAGAGCCTTCTTTATTCTCAGATCTATTTTGGTTTCAATGTGGAGATGAGGCTCTTGTGAGCAGGGCCGTAACCAGGATTTGTTTTATCACTGGGTTcacaagccccccccccacacacacacacacacaccacactgagtatttctatttttcatattttatgtttactgGTATCACAACATGAATGTCTTACCCCAGAACGGCCAATAGAAAACGATAATGGACCCttaatcatatttattaaaaGGCAGTCTACATTTAAGTTGATGCTTAATGCCTTTTCAAAGCTGTTTGAATTCAACCGCTGGGATCAATAATGattctcttatttatttattcattcagtttttttattggcCTAAAAGTTCACCATCAAATtccaagaaagaaaattatcggcatctttttcattattgattaataatttCAGTCAGTTTccaatcaaaaaaaacaaatctttgcTAGTTTAAGATGCCCAAACGTGAGCGCAAGTTGGTTCGGATAAAACAAGCCGTATTGAGATTTCACCTTGGACTCTGGAATAttataaatgacatttt contains the following coding sequences:
- the srsf1a gene encoding serine/arginine-rich splicing factor 1A translates to MSGVVRGPAGNNDCRIYVGNLPPDIRTKDVEDVFYKYGTIRDIDLKNRRGGPPFAFIEFEDPRDADDAVYGRDGYDYDGYRLRVEFPRSGRGSRGGFGGIGGAPRGRYGPPSRRSEYRVIVSGLPQSGSWQDLKDHMREAGDVCYADVFRDGTGVVEFVRKEDMTYAVRKLDNTKFRSHEGETAYIRVKLDGPRSPSYGRSRSRSRGSRSRSRSRSASRSRSNSRCRGRGSPRYSPRHSRSRSRS